Proteins from one Mastacembelus armatus unplaced genomic scaffold, fMasArm1.2, whole genome shotgun sequence genomic window:
- the LOC113128932 gene encoding zinc finger protein 91-like, with amino-acid sequence KRRTGVNKTFTTLESLEINQHVHTGKKTYNCDQCEKAFSHLGHLKTHQHIHSREKPYSCDQCGKAFSQLGNLKTHQRIHSGEKPYSCDQCGKAFSRLGHLKTHQRIHSGEKPYSCDQCGKAFTESGHLKTHQRIHSGEKPYSCDQCGKAFTRLNTLKTHQRIHSGEKPYSCDQCGKAFTESGHLKKHQRIHSGEKPYSCDQCGKAFTCLNTLKKHQRIHSGEKPYSCDQCGKAFTESGHLKTHQRIHSGEKPYSCDQCGKAFTESGHLKVHQRIHSGEKPYSCDQCGKAFTCLNTLKKHQRIHTSQKPYSCDQCGKAFTESGHLKVHQRIHSGEKPYSCDQCGKAFPRLGPLKTHQRIHSGEKPYSCDQCGKAFTESGHLKVHQRIHSGEKPYSCDQCGKAFPRLGPLKTHQRIHSGEKPYSCDQCGKAFTESGHLKTHQRIHSGEKPYSCDQCGKAFTESGHLKKHQRIHSGEKPYSCDQCGKAFTCLNTLKKHQRIHTSQKPYSCDQCGKAFTESGHLKTHQRIHSGEKPYSCDQCGKAFTESGHLKTHQRIHSGEKPYSCDQCGKAFTESGHLKVHQRIHSGEKPYSCDQCGKAFTCLNTLKKHQRIHTSQKPYSCDQCGKAFTESGNLKKHQRIHSGEKPYSCDQCGKAFTESGHLKVHQRIHSGEKPYSCDQCGKAFPRLGPLKTHQRIHSGEKPHWCDQCGKAFSQLGNLKTHQRIHSGEKPYSCDQCGKAFSRLGPLKTHQRIHSGEKPYSCDQCGKAFSRLGPLKTHQRIHSGEKPYSCDQCGKAFSRLGNLKTHQRIHSGEKPYSCDQCGKAFSWLGYLKTHQRIHSGEKPYWCEQCGKFFLCSSALTAHQRIHTKKKCQN; translated from the coding sequence aaaagaagaacagGAGTCAATAAGACCTTCACAACATTGGAGAGTTTAGAGATTAATCAGCATGTTCACACTGGAAAGAAAACCTACAACTGTGACCAGTGTGAAAAAGCCTTCTCCCACTTAggtcacctgaaaacacatcagcatattcactctagagagaagccctatagctgtgaccagtgtggaaaggccttctcacagttaggcaacctgaaaacacatcagcgtattcactctggagagaagccctatagctgtgaccagtgtggaaaagccttctcacggttaggccacctcaaaacacatcagcgtattcactctggagagaagccctatagctgtgaccagtgtggaaaagccttcacagagtcaggccacctcaaaacacatcagcgtattcactctggagagaagccctatagctgtgaccagtgtggaaaagccttcacacgtttaaataccctgaaaacacatcagcgtattcactctggagagaagccctatagctgtgaccagtgtggaaaagccttcacagagtcaggccacctcaaaaaacatcagcgtattcactctggagagaagccctatagctgtgaccagtgtggaaaagccttcacatgtttaaataccctgaaaaaacatcagcgtattcactctggagagaagccctatagctgtgaccagtgtggaaaagccttcacagagtcaggccacctcaaaacacatcagcgtattcactctggagagaagccctatagctgtgaccagtgtggaaaagccttcacagagtcaggccacctcaaagtacatcagcgtattcactctggagagaagccctatagctgtgaccaatgtggaaaagccttcacatgtttaaataccctgaaaaaacatcagcgtattcacacGTCacagaagccctatagctgtgaccagtgtggaaaagccttcacagagtcaggccacctcaaagtacatcagcgtattcactctggagagaagccctatagctgtgaccagtgtggaaaagccttcccACGGTTAGGCCCccttaaaacacatcagcgtattcactctggagagaagccctatagctgtgaccagtgtggaaaagccttcacagagtcaggccacctcaaagtacatcagcgtattcactctggagagaagccctatagctgtgaccagtgtggaaaagccttcccACGGTTAGGCCCccttaaaacacatcagcgtattcactctggagagaagccctatagctgtgaccagtgtggaaaagccttcacagagtcaggccacctcaaaacacatcagcgtattcactctggagagaagccctatagctgtgaccagtgtggaaaagccttcacagagtcaggccacctcaaaaaacatcagcgtattcactctggagagaagccctatagctgtgaccagtgtggaaaagccttcacatgtttaaataccctgaaaaaacatcagcgtattcacacGTCacagaagccctatagctgtgaccagtgtggaaaagccttcacagagtcaggccacctcaaaacacatcagcgtattcactctggagagaagccctatagctgtgaccagtgtggaaaagccttcacagagtcaggccacctcaaaacacatcagcgtattcactctggagagaagccctatagctgtgaccagtgtggaaaagccttcacagagtcaggccacctcaaagtacatcagcgtattcactctggagagaagccctatagctgtgaccaatgtggaaaagccttcacatgtttaaataccctgaaaaaacatcagcgtattcacacGTCacagaagccctatagctgtgaccagtgtggaaaagccttcacagagtcaggcaacctcaaaaaacatcagcgtattcactctggagagaagccctatagctgtgaccagtgtggaaaagccttcacagagtcaggccacctcaaagtacatcagcgtattcactctggagagaagccctatagctgtgaccagtgtggaaaagccttcccACGGTTAGGCCCccttaaaacacatcagcgtattcactctggagagaagccgcACTGGTGCGACCAGTGTGGAAAGgccttctcacagttaggcaacctgaaaacacatcagcgtattcactctggagagaagccctatagctgtgaccagtgtggaaaagccttctcacggtTAGGccccctcaaaacacatcagcgtattcactctggagagaagccctatagctgtgaccagtgtggaaaagccttctcacggtTAGGccccctcaaaacacatcagcgtattcactctggagagaagccctatagctgtgaccagtgtggaaaggCCTTCTCACGgttaggcaacctgaaaacacatcagcgtattcactctggagagaagccctatagctgtgaccagtgtggaaaagccttctcatgGTTAGGctacctcaaaacacatcagcgtattcactctggagagaaaccGTACTGGTGTGAGCAATGTGGAAAATTTTTTCTTTGCTCAAGTGCTCTAACAGCCCATCAGCGCATTCACACCaagaagaaatgtcaaaactga